From a region of the Geothrix sp. 21YS21S-2 genome:
- a CDS encoding DUF1338 domain-containing protein: MQSDTNLRTLLEALLGARRTGDLLASVAVPEALLAPGEPRVSRAQLAFAMNLALLRDLQERVPSARAYVLDVVAGGGKVVFDHGALRTVLAASGPLPPGEAAITRVLGPLGYALADVYPLDRLSMTGRAYCHQDLPEDIPQFFLSELHPESFSPAFQAAVARVLGTSRDPLPPRALERLAELAGEGSLAPEDARALLPDLVACFDRQHAAPSLADYRILYLESAEMAWIATEGNAFNHATDRVADVEALAVAQKELGRAMKETVEVSSTGRVLQTAFQADPVERPFRDIEGHLVLKTVPGSFFEFITRRPLPGGGLDLGFDTGNAQAIFKMTAPGSF, translated from the coding sequence ATGCAATCAGACACCAACCTGCGGACCCTTCTGGAAGCCCTGCTGGGCGCCCGCCGAACCGGGGACCTCCTGGCCTCCGTGGCGGTGCCGGAGGCCCTCCTGGCGCCGGGGGAGCCCAGGGTCTCCCGGGCCCAGCTGGCCTTCGCCATGAACCTCGCCCTCCTCCGGGACCTGCAGGAGCGGGTGCCCTCGGCGAGGGCCTACGTGCTGGACGTGGTCGCCGGCGGCGGCAAGGTGGTCTTCGACCACGGCGCCCTGCGAACCGTCCTGGCGGCCAGCGGCCCGCTGCCCCCCGGGGAAGCCGCCATCACGCGGGTGCTGGGGCCCCTGGGCTACGCCCTGGCCGACGTCTACCCCCTGGACCGGCTCTCCATGACCGGCCGCGCCTACTGCCACCAGGACCTGCCGGAGGACATCCCCCAGTTCTTCCTCAGCGAGCTCCACCCCGAAAGCTTCAGCCCGGCCTTCCAGGCGGCCGTGGCCCGGGTGCTGGGCACCTCCCGGGACCCCCTGCCGCCCCGGGCCCTGGAACGGCTGGCGGAGCTGGCCGGTGAGGGGAGCCTGGCCCCGGAGGACGCCCGGGCCCTCCTGCCCGACCTGGTGGCGTGCTTCGACCGGCAGCACGCGGCCCCCAGCCTCGCCGACTACCGGATCCTCTACCTGGAGAGCGCGGAGATGGCCTGGATCGCCACCGAGGGCAACGCCTTCAACCATGCCACGGACCGCGTGGCCGACGTGGAGGCCCTGGCCGTGGCGCAGAAGGAGCTGGGCCGGGCCATGAAGGAGACCGTCGAGGTCTCCTCCACCGGCCGGGTCCTGCAGACCGCCTTCCAGGCCGATCCGGTGGAGCGGCCCTTCCGGGACATCGAGGGCCACCTGGTGCTGAAGACGGTGCCGGGCTCGTTCTTCGAGTTCATCACCCGCCGGCCCCTGCCCGGCGGCGGCCTGGATCTGGGCTTCGACACGGGCAACGCCCAGGCTATATTCAAGATGACCGCACCCGGGAGCTTCTGA
- the flgG gene encoding flagellar basal-body rod protein FlgG: protein MMRAMWSAAAGMNVQTTNMDTISNNLANINTTGFKKSRAEFQDLLYQTINTAGTNTSTSTTYPGNIQIGHGARLAAMVKEFTTGSLKNTNSQFDMAIEGSGFFRMTMPDGTFAYTRDGSFSLDQNGNIVNANGNPLDPQVTIPQDALSVTIATDGTISVTQPGQSTPQQVGQITISNFINPNGLNALGHNLYQPTLASGDAIDGTPGLTGLGTIQQYFLEVSNVDMAEEMVNMIIGQRAYEANSKTIQTADSMLQLVAGLKR, encoded by the coding sequence ATGATGAGAGCCATGTGGTCCGCCGCCGCCGGCATGAACGTGCAGACGACGAACATGGACACCATCTCCAACAACCTGGCCAATATCAACACTACCGGGTTCAAGAAGTCCCGTGCGGAGTTCCAGGACCTCCTCTACCAGACCATCAACACGGCCGGCACCAACACGTCCACCTCCACGACCTATCCGGGCAACATCCAGATCGGGCACGGGGCGCGCCTGGCGGCCATGGTGAAGGAGTTCACCACCGGCAGCCTCAAGAACACCAACAGCCAGTTCGACATGGCCATCGAGGGTTCGGGCTTCTTCCGCATGACCATGCCCGACGGCACCTTCGCCTACACCCGGGACGGCTCGTTCAGCCTGGACCAGAACGGCAACATCGTGAACGCCAACGGCAATCCCCTGGACCCCCAGGTGACCATCCCCCAGGACGCCCTCAGCGTCACCATCGCCACCGACGGCACCATCTCCGTGACCCAGCCCGGCCAGTCCACGCCCCAGCAGGTGGGCCAGATCACCATCTCGAACTTCATCAACCCCAACGGCCTCAATGCCCTGGGCCACAACCTCTACCAGCCCACCCTGGCCAGCGGCGACGCCATCGACGGCACCCCCGGGCTCACCGGCCTGGGCACCATCCAGCAGTACTTCCTCGAGGTCTCCAACGTGGACATGGCCGAGGAGATGGTGAACATGATCATCGGCCAGCGCGCCTACGAGGCCAACTCCAAGACCATCCAGACCGCCGACAGCATGCTGCAGCTGGTGGCCGGCCTCAAGCGCTAG
- a CDS encoding aconitase family protein, giving the protein MLLLCGDPAGLQRQFQGEDLPLEQVRLRDYVSVDEIAPGWVCYYFGQRLEDFPYLGLLCDGAFPVHEGFVRRGGFEVAVSGKRHGIGSPREAGPYAERASGIRIVIAESFDPGYRLYCHSLGLLTSTDMTLVDRIRAGEAIPMAAFTEGLDPLTAEIVRHGGIFDFTRARLEGTAEIPVPAREPGPMTYGEKILARAARTAAGQGLPAVAAGDGLLVKADWRFSHETVTPLAVAMLRKGLGEGIPFADPGTILAFRDHLTFMGRFYTQDEGQPGLMEVARRIKKLQEEFCAANAIRLHGDVTEGGCEGICHVLMAERYALPGQVIVGTDSHTPHSGALGALAFGVGAADIASAWVTGDVRVTVPPTVLVRLDGKLRPGVYAKDLVLHLLTLPFFRDGHVRGNIIEYAGEALGALQIDERATLTNMAADFGAFAGVMAPDAETVRFVEERRGARIALEPWMASDPGAAYADRLEVDCSQVVPMLASPGFAGNGLPLDSLEREVPVDIAYVGSCTGAKRADLQKVYEVVRWGLDHGLTVPLQVQFFIQLGSEDVRAHAEAQGWLAAFEEAGARILGPGCGACINAGPGVSTRAEQVTISAINRNNPGRSGPGQVWLASPATVAASALRGAICGFDALAGTP; this is encoded by the coding sequence GTGCTTCTCCTGTGCGGAGATCCCGCCGGTCTGCAGAGACAGTTCCAGGGGGAGGATCTCCCCCTGGAGCAGGTCCGCCTGCGGGACTACGTGTCCGTGGACGAGATCGCCCCGGGCTGGGTGTGCTACTACTTCGGCCAGCGGCTGGAGGACTTCCCCTACCTGGGCCTCCTTTGCGACGGGGCCTTCCCCGTCCATGAAGGCTTCGTGCGCCGGGGCGGGTTCGAGGTTGCGGTTTCCGGCAAGCGCCACGGCATCGGCAGTCCCCGGGAGGCCGGTCCCTACGCCGAGCGCGCCTCGGGCATCCGCATCGTCATCGCCGAGAGCTTCGACCCCGGCTACCGCCTCTATTGCCATTCCCTGGGCCTTCTCACCTCCACGGACATGACCCTGGTGGATCGCATCCGCGCAGGGGAGGCCATCCCCATGGCCGCCTTCACCGAGGGCCTGGACCCGCTCACCGCCGAGATCGTCCGCCATGGCGGGATCTTCGACTTCACCCGGGCCCGGCTCGAGGGGACGGCGGAGATCCCCGTGCCGGCCCGTGAACCCGGGCCCATGACGTACGGGGAGAAGATCCTGGCCCGGGCCGCCCGGACCGCGGCAGGCCAGGGCCTGCCCGCGGTGGCCGCCGGCGACGGGCTCCTGGTGAAGGCGGACTGGCGCTTCTCCCACGAGACCGTCACGCCGCTGGCCGTGGCGATGCTCCGCAAGGGCCTGGGCGAAGGCATCCCCTTCGCGGACCCCGGCACCATCCTGGCCTTCCGCGACCATCTCACCTTCATGGGCCGGTTCTACACGCAGGACGAAGGGCAGCCCGGGCTCATGGAAGTGGCCCGGCGCATCAAGAAGCTCCAGGAGGAGTTCTGCGCCGCCAACGCCATCCGCCTCCACGGGGACGTCACCGAGGGCGGGTGCGAGGGCATCTGCCACGTCCTCATGGCCGAGCGGTACGCCCTGCCCGGGCAGGTGATCGTGGGCACCGACTCCCACACCCCCCACAGCGGCGCCCTGGGCGCCCTGGCCTTCGGGGTGGGGGCCGCCGACATCGCCTCGGCCTGGGTCACCGGGGACGTGCGGGTCACCGTGCCCCCCACCGTCCTGGTGCGCCTCGACGGCAAGCTCAGGCCCGGCGTCTACGCCAAGGACCTGGTGCTCCACCTCCTGACGCTGCCCTTCTTCAGGGACGGCCACGTGCGGGGGAACATCATCGAATACGCGGGCGAGGCCCTCGGGGCCCTGCAGATCGACGAGCGCGCCACCCTCACCAACATGGCCGCCGACTTCGGCGCCTTCGCGGGCGTCATGGCCCCGGACGCGGAAACCGTCCGCTTCGTGGAGGAGCGCAGGGGCGCCCGCATCGCCCTGGAGCCCTGGATGGCCAGCGACCCCGGCGCGGCCTACGCGGACCGCCTGGAGGTGGACTGCTCCCAGGTCGTGCCCATGCTGGCGTCGCCGGGCTTCGCGGGCAACGGCCTGCCCCTGGATTCCCTGGAGCGCGAGGTTCCCGTGGACATCGCCTACGTGGGCAGCTGCACCGGCGCCAAGCGCGCCGACCTGCAGAAGGTCTACGAGGTGGTGAGGTGGGGCCTGGACCACGGCCTCACGGTGCCTTTGCAGGTGCAGTTCTTCATCCAGCTCGGCAGCGAGGACGTGCGGGCCCACGCCGAGGCCCAGGGCTGGCTCGCCGCCTTCGAGGAGGCCGGCGCGCGCATCCTGGGCCCCGGCTGCGGAGCCTGCATCAACGCCGGCCCCGGCGTCTCCACCCGGGCCGAACAGGTCACCATCAGCGCCATCAACCGCAACAACCCAGGCCGCAGCGGCCCCGGCCAGGTGTGGCTGGCGAGCCCGGCCACGGTGGCCGCCAGCGCCCTGCGCGGCGCCATCTGCGGATTCGACGCGCTCGCGGGAACCCCCTAG
- a CDS encoding flagella basal body P-ring formation protein FlgA has protein sequence MRLLAAFLLGAALLGAEPDAALPAGDRLHAQALAYAEAQVAGRDGTYTFRVVTPPLLPKSPKGPLTFEPAHLSRPDLTGRFYVSFNAIAAGRTLGMVRVDMDGQWKGQLLRFRSALPRRAVPEPGQLEAFDFEGVPPAGALRAVPEGYRLRGPVIQGKVLVRTDLEAIPLINAGDPVRLALVDGDLSITVDALARSGGAAGDKVRLEMPTTRRMVQAVVTGPGEARVQWAGSK, from the coding sequence GTGCGCCTCCTGGCCGCATTCCTCCTGGGCGCCGCCCTCCTCGGGGCCGAGCCCGACGCCGCGCTCCCCGCCGGGGACCGCCTCCACGCGCAGGCCCTGGCCTACGCCGAGGCCCAGGTGGCGGGCCGGGACGGGACCTACACGTTCCGGGTGGTCACCCCCCCGCTCCTGCCCAAGTCCCCGAAGGGGCCCCTGACCTTCGAGCCGGCCCACCTGAGCCGGCCCGACCTGACCGGGCGGTTCTACGTGTCCTTCAACGCGATCGCCGCGGGCCGCACCCTGGGCATGGTGCGGGTGGACATGGACGGCCAGTGGAAGGGGCAGCTCCTGCGCTTCCGGAGCGCCCTGCCGCGCCGGGCCGTGCCGGAGCCGGGCCAGCTCGAGGCCTTCGACTTCGAGGGCGTCCCCCCGGCCGGGGCGCTGCGGGCGGTGCCCGAGGGCTACCGGCTGCGCGGGCCCGTGATCCAGGGCAAGGTGCTGGTGCGCACGGACCTGGAGGCCATCCCCCTCATCAACGCCGGCGACCCGGTGCGCCTGGCGCTGGTGGACGGCGACCTGTCCATCACGGTGGATGCCCTGGCCCGGTCCGGAGGCGCCGCCGGGGACAAGGTTAGGCTGGAAATGCCCACCACCCGCAGGATGGTCCAGGCCGTGGTCACCGGCCCCGGAGAGGCGCGCGTCCAGTGGGCCGGATCGAAATAG
- a CDS encoding molybdenum cofactor biosynthesis protein MoaE produces the protein MIDVTDAILDAAGIREALLDPGAGAVVVFEGCARDNHQGRSVDLLAYEAYTPMALAELSRIREEAMARFSLIRCAIHHRTGEVPLLQAAVVVGVSSGHRREAFEAVAWIMDRIKESVPIWKRENYRDGEKAWVEGENRA, from the coding sequence ATGATCGATGTCACAGACGCAATCCTTGACGCGGCGGGGATCCGGGAGGCCCTGCTGGACCCGGGCGCGGGCGCCGTGGTGGTCTTCGAGGGCTGCGCCCGGGACAACCACCAGGGCCGGAGCGTCGACCTCCTGGCCTACGAGGCCTACACGCCCATGGCCCTGGCCGAACTCTCCCGCATCCGCGAGGAGGCCATGGCCCGCTTCTCGCTGATCCGCTGCGCCATCCACCACCGCACCGGCGAGGTGCCGCTGCTTCAGGCCGCCGTGGTCGTGGGCGTCTCCTCCGGCCACCGCAGGGAGGCCTTCGAGGCCGTGGCCTGGATCATGGACCGGATCAAGGAGTCGGTGCCGATCTGGAAGCGCGAGAACTACAGGGACGGGGAGAAGGCCTGGGTGGAGGGGGAGAACCGGGCCTGA
- a CDS encoding flagellar hook-basal body protein yields the protein MDPAYYVAAGSLKARSFQLDTVSNNLANAATIGYKPEKSFFAVFNKAVNEGSGLPLSGFLNDGTVLASRGTDFSQGTLKTTGRNMDLALEGSGFFMVRTAAGVLATRDGRLGLSKTGELQTLDGAQVLGKNGQPILLDVNDPAFTVLADGTVMQGTEAKGQIEIRDFASPDSLQRMGSNRFDPAGSATRAATATVVQGSLEQSSVDTATCMIDMIRLNRLFEMSMKVASTITNDMDSRSISDVAPR from the coding sequence ATGGATCCCGCATACTATGTCGCAGCCGGAAGCCTGAAGGCCCGTTCCTTCCAGCTCGACACCGTATCCAACAACCTGGCCAATGCCGCGACGATCGGCTACAAGCCCGAGAAGAGCTTTTTCGCGGTGTTCAACAAGGCCGTCAATGAAGGCTCGGGGCTGCCCCTTTCCGGGTTCCTGAACGACGGCACGGTCCTGGCCTCAAGGGGCACGGATTTTTCCCAGGGCACCCTCAAGACCACGGGGCGGAACATGGACCTCGCCCTGGAGGGCTCCGGATTCTTCATGGTCAGGACCGCCGCGGGTGTCCTGGCCACCCGGGACGGGCGCCTGGGGCTCTCCAAGACCGGGGAGCTGCAGACCCTGGACGGGGCCCAGGTGCTGGGCAAAAATGGCCAGCCCATCCTCCTGGACGTCAACGACCCCGCCTTCACGGTGCTGGCCGACGGTACGGTCATGCAGGGCACGGAGGCCAAGGGCCAGATCGAGATCCGGGACTTCGCCAGCCCGGATTCCCTCCAGCGCATGGGCTCCAACCGCTTCGACCCCGCCGGTTCGGCCACCAGGGCCGCCACGGCCACGGTGGTGCAGGGGTCCCTGGAGCAGAGCTCGGTGGACACGGCCACCTGCATGATCGACATGATCCGCCTGAACCGCCTTTTCGAAATGAGCATGAAGGTGGCGTCCACCATCACCAACGACATGGACAGCCGCAGCATCTCCGACGTCGCCCCGCGCTGA